In Phyllostomus discolor isolate MPI-MPIP mPhyDis1 chromosome 3, mPhyDis1.pri.v3, whole genome shotgun sequence, a single genomic region encodes these proteins:
- the PALM2AKAP2 gene encoding A-kinase anchor protein 2 isoform X7 yields MIATWMLFSLFTKPPQLSEDDIRLKTERDICGANPLDPAIGSLPSDHKNMEIEVSVAECKSVPGITSAAHPMDHPSPFYSPPHNGLLADHHESLDNDVASEIRYLDEVLEANCCDSAVDGTYNGTSSPEPGAAILTGSPSPPAHMAVQPEPTERAAGRQVPPHIELSKSNSDAMAEGERANGHSPDQPRDLLGDSLQAPVSPTSSTSSWCSSRDGEFTFTTLKKEAKFELRAFHEDKKPSKLFEDDENEKEQYCVQKVRPTEEMLELEKERRELIRSQAVKKNPGIAAKWWNPPQEKTIEEQLDKEHLESHKKYKERKERRAQQEQLLMQQRPPAPAPQPCAAPASSREPPGAAEGVKDVVTEQIDFSAARKQFQLMENSRQTAAKGQSTPRLFSIKPFYRPLGSINSDKPLAVSRPASIAGPPEDSGASAAKGQKGHCALDSQSPGGGQGSTGPQGREGPYSEPSKRGPLSKLWAEDGEFTSARAILTVVKDEDPGILDQFSRSVNVSLTQEELDSGLDELSVRSQDTTVLETLSNDFSMDNISDSGASNETTNALQENSLADFSLPQTPQTDNPSEGRGEGVSKSFSDHGFYSPSSTLGDSPSVDDPLEYQAGLLVQNAIQQAIAEQVDRAVSETSKGGAEQRAPGAAPEGAATGAPSPEKPQSMFEPPQVSSPVQEKRDVLPKILPAEDRVLRERGPSPPLPAAQPSGPINMEETRPEGSYFSKYSEAAELRSTASLLATQESDVMVGPFRLRSRKQRTLSMIEEEIRAAQEREEELKRQRQVLQSTQSSRAKNALSLPSRTSYYKTAPGKIEKVRPPPSPTPEGPSSQPDLAPEEAAGSQRPKNLMQTLMEDYETHKSKRRERMDDSSVLEATRVSRRKSALALRWEAGIYANQEEEDHE; encoded by the exons AAGCCTCCCCAGCTTTCCGAGGATGATATCCGGCTAAAAACCGAGAGAGACATCTGTGGTGCCAACCCCCTGGACCCTGCCATCGGCTCCCTTCCCTCAGACCACAAAAACATGGAAATTGAGGTCTCTGTTGCAGAATGTAAAAGTGTCCCTGGAATCACCTCTGCTGCGCATCCCATGGACCACCCCTCCCCTTTCTACTCGCCCCCCCACAACGGCCTCCTCGCTGATCACCATGAGTCTCTGGATAATGACGTGGCCAGTGAGATCCGGTATCTAGATGAGGTGCTGGAGGCCAACTGCTGTGATTCCGCCGTGGACGGAACCTACAACGGCACATCCTCCCCGGAGCCTGGCGCAGCCATCCTGACGGGCAGCCCGAGCCCGCCTGCCCACATGGCCGTCCAGCCGGAACCCACCGAGAGAGccgctggcaggcaggtgcctcCTCACATCGAGCTCAGTAAGAGCAACTCTGACGCCATGGCAGAGGGTGAAAGAGCAAACGGCCACTCCCCTGACCAACCCAGAGATCTGCTGGGGGACAGCCTGCAGGCACCCGTGAGCCCCACCTCCTCTACAAGCTCCTGGTGCTCCTCCCGAGACGGGGAATTCACCTTCACCACGCTGAAGAAGGAAGCCAAGTTTGAGCTGCGTGCCTTCCATGAGGATAAGAAGCCCTCCAAGCTCTTTGAGGATGACGAGAACGAGAAAGAACAGTACTGTGTCCAAAAAGTGAGGCCCACCGAAGAGATGCTGGAGCTGGAAAAGGAAAGGCGAGAACTCATCCGGAGTCAGGCTGTGAAAAAGAATCCCGGCATTGCGGCCAAGTGGTGGAACCCTCCGCAGGAAAAAACCATCGAGGAACAGCTGGACAAGGAGCACCTGGAGTCGCACAAGAAGTACAAGGAGCGCAAGGAGCGGAGAGCGCAGCAGGAGCAGTTGCTGATGCAGCAGCGGCCCCCGGCGCCGGCGCCGCAGCCCTGcgcagcccctgcctcctctcgAGAACCTCCCGGCGCGGCTGAGGGTGTGAAGGACGTGGTCACAGAGCAGATAGATTTCTCTGCAGCTCGCAAACAGTTCCAGCTCATGGAGAACTCCAGGCAAACAGCAGCCAAGGGCCAGAGTACGCCCAGGCTTTTCTCCATCAAGCCCTTCTACAGGCCTCTGGGTTCAATCAACTCAGACAAGCCCCTGGCCGTCTCAAGACCAGCCTCCATCGCAGGTCCTCCAGAAGACAGTGGCGCATCGGCAGCCAAGGGGCAGAAAGGCCACTGTGCTCTGGACAGCCAGTCTCCGGGAGGGGGCCAGGGCAGCACAGGCCCTCAGGGGAGAGAAGGGCCCTACAGCGAGCCCTCCAAACGCGGGCCCTTATCCAAACTGTGGGCAGAGGACGGAGAGTTCACAAGTGCCCGGGCCATCCTCACCGTGGTCAAGGATGAAGACCCTGGGATTCTGGATCAGTTTTCAAGGTCTGTCAATGTCTCTCTGACTCAAGAGGAGCTAGACTCTGGTTTGGATGAATTGTCCGTGAGGTCCCAGGACACCACCGTCCTGGAGACGCTGTCCAATGATTTCAGCATGGACAACATCAGTGACAGCGGCGCCTCCAACGAGACCACCAACGCCCTCCAGGAAAATTCCCTGGCCGATTTTTCTCTGCCCCAGACCCCCCAAACTGACAATCCTTCAGAAGGCCGAGGAGAAGGTGTCTCCAAATCATTTAGCGATCACGGTTTCTATTCCCCTTCGTCCACGCTGGGAGACTCCCCATCGGTCGATGACCCCTTGGAATATCAGGCTGGTCTCCTGGTGCAAAATGCCATTCAACAAGCCATAGCCGAGCAAGTGGATAGAGCTGTGTCTGAAACCAGCAAGGGGGGAGCGGAACAGCGGGCACCCGGGGCAGCTCCAGAGGGAGCTGCAACCGGGGCTCCGAGCCCAGAGAAGCCTCAGAGCATGTTCGAGCCACCTCAGGTGTCCTCTCCCGTTCAAGAGAAAAGGGATGTATTACCAAAGATCCTGCCTGCTGAAGACAGGGTGCTCAGGGAACGGGGACCCTCCCCTCCATTGCCAGCAGCGCAACCCAGTGGCCCAATAAACATGGAGGAGACCAGACCCGAAGGGAGCTATTTCAGCAAGTACTCGGAGGCGGCCGAGCTGAGAAGCACAGCCTCGCTCCTGGCCACGCAAGAGTCTGACGTGATGGTTGGGCCCTTCAGGCTGAGGTCCAGGAAGCAGCGGACTTTGTCCATGATCGAAGAAGAGATCCGAGCTGcccaggaaagggaagaggagctGAAGAGGCAGAGACAAGTCCTGCAGAGTACCCAGAGCTCCAGGGCGAAGAACGCCTTGTCGCTGCCCTCCCGAACATCATACTACAAAACTGCTCCAG GGAAAATAGAGAAAGTCAGACCTCCTCCATCCCCCACACCTGAAGGCCCCAGCTCGCAGCCTGACTTAGCCCCCGAAGAGGCTGCCGGATCCCAGCGGCCCAAGAATCTGATGCAGACCCTCATGGAAGACTATGAGACACACAAATCTAAAAGGCGCGAGAGAATGGATGATAGTAGT GTCCTTGAGGCCACACGGGTGAGTCGAAGGAAGAGCGCACTGGCCTTGCGCTGGGAGGCAGGGATCTACGCCAACCAGGAGGAAGAGGACCATGAATAA
- the PALM2AKAP2 gene encoding A-kinase anchor protein 2 isoform X8, translating into MEIEVSVAECKSVPGITSAAHPMDHPSPFYSPPHNGLLADHHESLDNDVASEIRYLDEVLEANCCDSAVDGTYNGTSSPEPGAAILTGSPSPPAHMAVQPEPTERAAGRQVPPHIELSKSNSDAMAEGERANGHSPDQPRDLLGDSLQAPVSPTSSTSSWCSSRDGEFTFTTLKKEAKFELRAFHEDKKPSKLFEDDENEKEQYCVQKVRPTEEMLELEKERRELIRSQAVKKNPGIAAKWWNPPQEKTIEEQLDKEHLESHKKYKERKERRAQQEQLLMQQRPPAPAPQPCAAPASSREPPGAAEGVKDVVTEQIDFSAARKQFQLMENSRQTAAKGQSTPRLFSIKPFYRPLGSINSDKPLAVSRPASIAGPPEDSGASAAKGQKGHCALDSQSPGGGQGSTGPQGREGPYSEPSKRGPLSKLWAEDGEFTSARAILTVVKDEDPGILDQFSRSVNVSLTQEELDSGLDELSVRSQDTTVLETLSNDFSMDNISDSGASNETTNALQENSLADFSLPQTPQTDNPSEGRGEGVSKSFSDHGFYSPSSTLGDSPSVDDPLEYQAGLLVQNAIQQAIAEQVDRAVSETSKGGAEQRAPGAAPEGAATGAPSPEKPQSMFEPPQVSSPVQEKRDVLPKILPAEDRVLRERGPSPPLPAAQPSGPINMEETRPEGSYFSKYSEAAELRSTASLLATQESDVMVGPFRLRSRKQRTLSMIEEEIRAAQEREEELKRQRQVLQSTQSSRAKNALSLPSRTSYYKTAPGKIEKVRPPPSPTPEGPSSQPDLAPEEAAGSQRPKNLMQTLMEDYETHKSKRRERMDDSSVLEATRVSRRKSALALRWEAGIYANQEEEDHE; encoded by the exons ATGGAAATTGAGGTCTCTGTTGCAGAATGTAAAAGTGTCCCTGGAATCACCTCTGCTGCGCATCCCATGGACCACCCCTCCCCTTTCTACTCGCCCCCCCACAACGGCCTCCTCGCTGATCACCATGAGTCTCTGGATAATGACGTGGCCAGTGAGATCCGGTATCTAGATGAGGTGCTGGAGGCCAACTGCTGTGATTCCGCCGTGGACGGAACCTACAACGGCACATCCTCCCCGGAGCCTGGCGCAGCCATCCTGACGGGCAGCCCGAGCCCGCCTGCCCACATGGCCGTCCAGCCGGAACCCACCGAGAGAGccgctggcaggcaggtgcctcCTCACATCGAGCTCAGTAAGAGCAACTCTGACGCCATGGCAGAGGGTGAAAGAGCAAACGGCCACTCCCCTGACCAACCCAGAGATCTGCTGGGGGACAGCCTGCAGGCACCCGTGAGCCCCACCTCCTCTACAAGCTCCTGGTGCTCCTCCCGAGACGGGGAATTCACCTTCACCACGCTGAAGAAGGAAGCCAAGTTTGAGCTGCGTGCCTTCCATGAGGATAAGAAGCCCTCCAAGCTCTTTGAGGATGACGAGAACGAGAAAGAACAGTACTGTGTCCAAAAAGTGAGGCCCACCGAAGAGATGCTGGAGCTGGAAAAGGAAAGGCGAGAACTCATCCGGAGTCAGGCTGTGAAAAAGAATCCCGGCATTGCGGCCAAGTGGTGGAACCCTCCGCAGGAAAAAACCATCGAGGAACAGCTGGACAAGGAGCACCTGGAGTCGCACAAGAAGTACAAGGAGCGCAAGGAGCGGAGAGCGCAGCAGGAGCAGTTGCTGATGCAGCAGCGGCCCCCGGCGCCGGCGCCGCAGCCCTGcgcagcccctgcctcctctcgAGAACCTCCCGGCGCGGCTGAGGGTGTGAAGGACGTGGTCACAGAGCAGATAGATTTCTCTGCAGCTCGCAAACAGTTCCAGCTCATGGAGAACTCCAGGCAAACAGCAGCCAAGGGCCAGAGTACGCCCAGGCTTTTCTCCATCAAGCCCTTCTACAGGCCTCTGGGTTCAATCAACTCAGACAAGCCCCTGGCCGTCTCAAGACCAGCCTCCATCGCAGGTCCTCCAGAAGACAGTGGCGCATCGGCAGCCAAGGGGCAGAAAGGCCACTGTGCTCTGGACAGCCAGTCTCCGGGAGGGGGCCAGGGCAGCACAGGCCCTCAGGGGAGAGAAGGGCCCTACAGCGAGCCCTCCAAACGCGGGCCCTTATCCAAACTGTGGGCAGAGGACGGAGAGTTCACAAGTGCCCGGGCCATCCTCACCGTGGTCAAGGATGAAGACCCTGGGATTCTGGATCAGTTTTCAAGGTCTGTCAATGTCTCTCTGACTCAAGAGGAGCTAGACTCTGGTTTGGATGAATTGTCCGTGAGGTCCCAGGACACCACCGTCCTGGAGACGCTGTCCAATGATTTCAGCATGGACAACATCAGTGACAGCGGCGCCTCCAACGAGACCACCAACGCCCTCCAGGAAAATTCCCTGGCCGATTTTTCTCTGCCCCAGACCCCCCAAACTGACAATCCTTCAGAAGGCCGAGGAGAAGGTGTCTCCAAATCATTTAGCGATCACGGTTTCTATTCCCCTTCGTCCACGCTGGGAGACTCCCCATCGGTCGATGACCCCTTGGAATATCAGGCTGGTCTCCTGGTGCAAAATGCCATTCAACAAGCCATAGCCGAGCAAGTGGATAGAGCTGTGTCTGAAACCAGCAAGGGGGGAGCGGAACAGCGGGCACCCGGGGCAGCTCCAGAGGGAGCTGCAACCGGGGCTCCGAGCCCAGAGAAGCCTCAGAGCATGTTCGAGCCACCTCAGGTGTCCTCTCCCGTTCAAGAGAAAAGGGATGTATTACCAAAGATCCTGCCTGCTGAAGACAGGGTGCTCAGGGAACGGGGACCCTCCCCTCCATTGCCAGCAGCGCAACCCAGTGGCCCAATAAACATGGAGGAGACCAGACCCGAAGGGAGCTATTTCAGCAAGTACTCGGAGGCGGCCGAGCTGAGAAGCACAGCCTCGCTCCTGGCCACGCAAGAGTCTGACGTGATGGTTGGGCCCTTCAGGCTGAGGTCCAGGAAGCAGCGGACTTTGTCCATGATCGAAGAAGAGATCCGAGCTGcccaggaaagggaagaggagctGAAGAGGCAGAGACAAGTCCTGCAGAGTACCCAGAGCTCCAGGGCGAAGAACGCCTTGTCGCTGCCCTCCCGAACATCATACTACAAAACTGCTCCAG GGAAAATAGAGAAAGTCAGACCTCCTCCATCCCCCACACCTGAAGGCCCCAGCTCGCAGCCTGACTTAGCCCCCGAAGAGGCTGCCGGATCCCAGCGGCCCAAGAATCTGATGCAGACCCTCATGGAAGACTATGAGACACACAAATCTAAAAGGCGCGAGAGAATGGATGATAGTAGT GTCCTTGAGGCCACACGGGTGAGTCGAAGGAAGAGCGCACTGGCCTTGCGCTGGGAGGCAGGGATCTACGCCAACCAGGAGGAAGAGGACCATGAATAA